A section of the Salinisphaera sp. T31B1 genome encodes:
- a CDS encoding cupin domain-containing protein has protein sequence MKIIHGRDAEAASENRTATFTGTVWGDPVMPSTDGVAINNVFFAPGARTHWHTHEHGQILQVTAGRGLICTDGGTPEEIRSGDIVWIPANERHWHGATPGSYMLHTATSLGETRWEQAVTDGQYQP, from the coding sequence ATGAAGATCATTCACGGACGCGACGCCGAGGCCGCCTCTGAGAACCGTACGGCCACCTTCACCGGCACCGTGTGGGGCGACCCGGTCATGCCGAGCACCGATGGAGTCGCCATCAACAACGTATTCTTCGCCCCGGGCGCGCGCACGCACTGGCATACCCACGAACACGGCCAGATTCTGCAAGTCACCGCGGGCCGCGGACTGATCTGCACCGACGGCGGCACACCTGAAGAGATCCGCAGCGGGGACATCGTCTGGATACCGGCCAACGAACGCCATTGGCACGGCGCCACGCCAGGCAGCTATATGCTCCACACAGCGACATCGCTGGGTGAAACACGTTGGGAGCAGGCAGTCACCGACGGGCAGTACCAGCCATAA